The Syntrophorhabdaceae bacterium genomic interval ACGAGGCAGCGGACAGGATTGCCCGGGCGGCGGGGTTCAGAAAGATCTTTATCGAAACGAAGGATTTTGTTCTCACCGCATACCTGCGAGCCTCCGAGCCCGGTGGGGATCTCACCGTATACATCGAAGGGGACGGGGCTGCGTGGCTGACCAGAAGGCAGCTCTCAGCCGACCCCACGCCCGGAAAACCTCTCGTGCTGGAGCTTGCGGCAATGGACCCCGCCGCCAACGTGGCTTATCTGGCACGTCCCGGACAATACACAGCAGGCCCCTTTCCCGTCTGCGATCCGATCTACTGGTCGGCCAGGCGCTTCTCAAACGAGGTTGTCAAGGCCATGAACGAGGCGGTGGACCGGCTTCGCGCCGATGCAGGGTCGCGTCGGCTCAATCTCATCGGGTATTCCGGCGGAGCTGCCATCGCCGTGCTGATAGCATCGGGCCGCAGCGATGTCGTCAGCTTGAGAACGGTGGCAGGAAATCTTGATACAGAGGCGGTGAATCGCTATCACGGCGTCAGTCCCCTCGAGGGATCCTTGAACCCAATTCATCGGGCGCGGAAGCTGAAGTACCTGCCGCAGCATCATTTCGCCGGCTCGGCAGACACCGTGGTTCCTCCATTCATCACCGAGTCTTTCGCGAAGCAAACGGGCGATGAAGTACGCGGCAAGATGACGATCATTGAAGGCGCCACCCATGGTGAGGGCTGGAAGGCAAGGTGGAGGTCGCTTCTGGCCGTTCCATTTCAAGAGCCGTGAGCCGGGAGTTGAATAGATACAACGATGCGCACCAGCTTCCCCGACTTATTTTTCGTTGACACAAAATAGCGTTTCCCTTAGACTTTCCACAGAAAAACAAATCTTGTCAGTGCGCACTTCCCGCAGTTAGATCCCTGCAGAGATAGAAGATCTGCGAAACTGCTGTTTCCGAGGTCAGCGCGTATTCCGGGTTTACCTGGCCCAGCCAGCAGCCAGAATCCAATGGAGTCTATATGAGCAGTATGGGGTCTATCGTATCTATCTCACCACGCGATTTTGACGCGGTTTTGTTTGATCTCGATGGCGTGCTGACCAAGACAGCGAGCGTCCATGCCGTGGCCTGGAAGCGGCTATTCGATGCGTTTCTGCAAGAACGCGCCCACAGGACAGGAGAACCCTTTACGCCCTTTGATATCGAAGCGGACTATCGGCGCTATGTCGACGGCAAGCCGCGATACGACGGTGTCGCATCTTTTCTTGAATCCCGCGGGATCACGTTGCCTGCTGGTAACCCCGGGGACGAGGGAGGCACGCAGAGTATACGCGCACTTGGCAAGCTCAAAGACCGGTACTTCATGGAGCATCTGAACAAACACGGCGTCGAGCCCTACGAACCGGCGATCGAGCTGGTAAAGGCCTTGCGCTCCCAGGAGATCAAGACGGCCGTCGTGTCGTCCAGCAACAATTGCGCTGCAGTGCTCGAGGCCGCCGGCATCTCGCATCTCTTCGATGCACGTGTGGACGGGCGTGAGATCGAACGTATGGATCTCAGAGGGAAACCCGCACCTGATGCTTTTCTGGAGGCGGCACAACGCATGAGGGTCGAGACCTCGCGGGCCGTTGTCGTAGAGGATGCAATCGCAGGGGTTGCCGCGGGCCGCGCAGGCCAATTCTACCTTGTCATAGGCGTTGACCGGGTTGGACAGTCCCAGGCCCTGCGTGAGGCAGGCGCCGATGTCGTCGTCACCGACCTCTCATACGTGCAAGTAGCGATTGAGCCGCCTTCCGTCTGGTCCCTCGTCTATGACGATTTCGACCCACAACGCGAGGGTATACGGGAATCCCTGTGTACTCTGGGAAACGGGTACTTCGCCACGCGCGGGGCCGCGCCGTGGGCGAAGGCGGATGGCGTGCACTACCCCGGATCGTATCTGGCAGGCGGGTATAATCGGCTTCGCAGCGATGTCGCAGGCCGATGTGTTGAAAACGAGGACCTCGTCAATTTCCCGAACTGGCTGACCATCGGGTTGCGCTTTGCCGACGACGACTGGTTTGACGAAGGAACGGTGAACATTCTTTCCTACCGGCAAGAGCTTGATCTCCGGCGCGGGATGCTGCACCGGACCATCAGCTTTGAACACGGCCAGGGACGGCGCACCACCTTGACGGAGGAGCGCCTGGTCTCGATGGCGGATATGCACCTGGGAGCGATGGAACTGACCCTCAGGGCCGAGAACTGGTCCGGGTCTGTAACCATCCGCTCGGGCATCGACGGCCGGGTCGTCAACGCAGGAGCGAAGCTCTACGAAAGATTCAACAACCAGCATTTGGAGCCGGTGTCGGGAGAGGTCATCTCCGATGATGGTGTTCATCTCCTTGTGCGTACGTGTCAGTCGAACATCCACCTGGCCCAGGCAGCGCGAACGCGCGCATTTGTACAGGGCGAGTTGCGTTCCGTTTCGCGACGGGTCATCGACGAGCGAGGCTTCATCGGGCAGGAGTTCAGCATCGAACTGACGCAAGGCGAGACACTCTCCCTCGAGAAGATCGCGGCTCACTATACCTCGCGTGACTTCGCCATTTCGGAGTGCAGTCTGGCAGCTCGCGCGGCGATCGGTGGCGCCGGGCGTTTCACCGCGCTTATGAACGCTCACGTCCTGGCGTGGAAACACCTGTGGGACCGATTCGACGTGCATTTGCTGCCAGGCCCGGAGCCGATCAAGCTCAACGCTCCCATGCTGCTGCGTCTGAACATATTCCACTTGCTGCAAGCGGTTTCACTCAATTCGATCGGGCTCGACATCGGCGTGCCCGCGCGCGGCTGGACTGGTGAGGCCTACCAGGGACACATCTTCTGGGATGAGTTGTTCATCTTCCCTACCCTCAATTATCGCACTCCTGAGATCACGCGGTCCCTGCTCATGTACCGGTACCGCCGTCTCGATCAGGCCCGCACTGCGGCCAGAAATGCGGGCTTTGCCGGCGCCATGTTCCCGTGGCAAAGCGGCAGCGACGGACGTGAGGAAACCCAGGAAGTCAATCTGAATCCCCGTTCGAAACGTTGGAAACCGGATAGCTCCTATCTGCAGCGCCATGTGGGCAGTGCGGTCGCGTGGAACGTGTGGCAGTACTTCCAGGTGACGCACGACCACGAGTTCCTGCAGTTCTACGGCGCGGAACTGATCATAGAGATCGCGCGCTTTTGGTCCAGCATGGCGACATTCAACGAAGAGCGGGCACGTTACGAACTGCGGGGAGTCGTCGGGCCCGATGAGTTTCACGAAGGGTATCCGGATTCATCGACACCCGGTCTCAATAATAACGCCTACACGAACATCATGGCTGCCTGGGTGCTGCGCAGGGCGCTCGACGTGCTCGATCTTATCCCCGACATTCGGCGCACTGAACTCGTTGCAAGGCTCGGCGTGACTGCGCAGGATACCGCCCTCTGGGACGATGTCAGCCGCCGCATGTTCGTACCCTTTCACGAGGACGGCATCATCAGTCAGTTCGAGGGCTATGAGTCACTGGCCGAGCTCGACTGGGACGACTATCGCAAGCGCTACGGCAACATACAGCGCCTGGATCTTATCCTTGAAGCGGAGAACGACAGTCCAAACCGATACAAGGTCTCGAAGCAGGCGGATGTCCTCATGCTGTTCTATCTGTTCTCTGCGGATGAGTTGCGGGAGTTATTCGTCCACCTTGGTTATTCCTTCAAGCACGAAACGATCCCGCGCAACATCGAGTACTACGATTCGCACTCATCTCATGGATCGACGCTATCCCGGGTTGTGCACGCATGGGTCCTGGCACGGTCGGATCGCGCGCGCGCGATGATGTATTTTGCCGAGGCGCTGCAAAGCGACGTGAGCGACATCCAGCAGGGTACAACGGCGGAGGGTGTCCACCTTGGCGCCATGGCGGGCACAGTCGACCTTATCCAGCGCGTCCTGACAGGTGCGGAGATCACGGGTGACGTCCTGCGGTTCAGCCCGCAGCTTCCTGAAAAACTTGAACGCCTTGATCTCAGCATGCGGTATCGGGGGCATTCATTGGACCTCAGGCTTACCCGTGAAACGTTCACTGTGCGCGGACGCGAGGCCCCGGGCGTCCAGCCGATCTCGCTTGCCGTGAATGATGTTCAGGTCGAGTTTCCTGCCGGCAGCACGCACGTTTTCCGTCACGATCAAACGAATTAGATATTGAACTTCAGGCCGTCACTCGACGGTTACGCTCTTTGCGAGGTTGCGCGGCTGGTCGACGTCGGTGCCGAGAAAGTTCGCCATGTAGTAGGCCATGAGCTGGAGGGGCACTATGGAAAGGATGGGTTGCAGTTCGTAGATGGTTTCGGGAATGATGAAGACCTCATCGACCCTGTCGGCCATGTCATGCGCCGCGTCGTCGGTGAAAAGAAACACCTTGCCTCTGCGCGTCAGAACCTCTTCCATATTGGAGCACGTTTTCTTGTACGTCTGGTCTCTGGGCGACACGAAGACTATGGGCATGTTTTCGTCGATAAGGGCGATCGGGCCGTGTTTCATCTCCCCGGCTGCGTAAGCCTCGGCGTGGATATAAGAGATCTCTTTCAGTTTCAGGGCCCCTTCGAGGACCGTTGGAAAATTGATACCCCGCCCAAGGTACAGAAAATGCTGGTAATGCATGTTCCTTCGGGCATGTTCCTCAACAGCCGCGTTGGAATCGAGTATCGTCTGGATCTTGTGGGGGAGCTTCTTCAGCTCGCCGACAAGGCGTCTTACGTCATCATTGTCGAAGGTGCCCAGGTGTCTGCCGAGGTAAAGCATGAGCATGAAAAAGACAGAGATCTGGGTGGTGAAGGCCTTCGTTGAAGCCACCCCGATCTCGGGCCCCGCGTGGGTATAAATGACACTCCGACATTCCCTGGAGAGGGTACTGCCCAGAACATTGCATATCGCCAGGGTGTAAAGGCCCCTCCTTCCCACCTCTTTCATTGCCGCTATGGTATCGGCCGTCTCGCCCGATTGCGAAACGAGTATGACGAGATCGTTCTCGTCGAGGATCGGGTCGCGATAACGGAACTCCGAAGCGATGTCGGTCTCCACGGGTATCCTCAGGTTTGCCTCAAAAATATGCTTTCCGATGAGACAGGCATGGTAGGAAGTGCCGCAGGCGACCATCCATATCTTCTTCACCTTCCCGATATCAGGAAGGTTCAGCTCTTCAAAGAAGACCTCGCCCTCCTCTTCCTGTATCCTTCCTATCAAAGTGTCTGATATGGCCCTCGGCTGTTCGAATATCTCCTTGAGCATGAAATGCCGGTACCCGCCTTTCTCGGCCATGGCACCAGACCACTGAACGGTCCGGACCTCCCGCTTCACCTCGGAGCCGTCAAGGTCCGTTATCTTCAGAACACCCTTCTGTATGACCGCGATATCGTCATCCTCGAGAAAGATGAACCTGTTCGTCCTGTTGATTATGGCCGGCGCATCGCTGGCGATGATGAACTCTCCGTCACCGATCCCGATGAGGAGGGGACTCTCTTTCTTTGCGGCGATAAGGGTTTCTTCCCCCTCCCTGATGACACCTACCGCATAGGAGCCCTTGAGCCTCTTCAACGAAAGCCGGACGGCCTCCTCAAAGCCTGTTCCCTTCGCGAGGGCGCCCGCGATGAGATGGGGGATGACCTCGGTATCTGTGTCGGACACAAAGGTATGCCCTTCCCTTTTCAGGGATTCCTTTAACTCGAGATAGTTCTCTATGATGCCGTTGTGCACGACGGTGACATCGCCGGCCTTGTGGGGATGAGCATTGCGCTCGGAGGGGACGCCGTGAGTAGCCCATCTCGTGTGGGCCAATCCCATGGACCCATCGAAATTGCCGTCACGGATGGCATCGGAAAGCTCGCTCACCTTTCCCTGCCTGCGGGCAAGCCTGACGGCGCCATTATCCCATATGGCGATCCCCGCCGAGTCGTAGCCCCTGTACTCCAGTCGCTTCAGAGCATCAATGAGAATATCCCGTGCCCCTTCCCTGCCCTGATACCCTACGATACCGCACATTGCTATTTCCTCCTGTGCTGCTCGACCAGCTTCACGTCTTTCACTTCTGTGAGAGACTATCTGTCGTGACGCCTTCTTCAAGGACCGCATTTTTACTGAGCCTCGAGAACGAACCTATCCTGGCGCCCTCTTTTGCCTCCACGCCGTCCATCACAACGAACCCCTCGATGGTCACACCGTTGTGTATCCTGCAGTTTCTAACGATCGAGGAGGGCCCGATAACGACCCCTTCCCCGATGACCGTGGTTCCCGTGATGTAACAGTGGGGAGCGATCACCGTGTCGCGCCCTATAACAACATCATTCTCGATATAGATGTCGGTGTCAAGAAAGGTAACGCCCTTTGCCATATGCCCGTCGTTGATCCGTTGCCTCATCACGACATTCGCCTCCAAAAGCCCCTTGAGAGTATTGACGCCAAGGACTTCTTGCGGCCGGGGACAAAAGTATCCTTTTGCATGTCCTCCCCTGTCTTTCGCGACCCTGCAGATATCCGTCAGGTAAAGTTCACCTTTCTTGTTGCCGCTGTCAATAAGGTCGACAAGCCCGAGATCACCGAACGGAATGTAGCAGATTCCCGTGTTTATCCTCTTTATTCGTTTCTCTTCCGCAGTCGCATCGGAATCCTCCCGGATATCGGTGATGACATCACCCTCCATCACTACCCGGCCATACCCCGATGGATCGGCAACGTCCGTCGTCAGGAATACGATAGACCTCGAAAGACGGCAGAATTCCAGAAATTCGACAAGGGTGGCTCTCCTCATAAGGGGCACATCACCCAGGAGAACAAGGATGTCGTTTCCCTGGAAGAACTCGCGGGCCGATGCCAGGGCATGGGCGGTCCCCTTCTGCGCCGCTTGAAACGCAGTTGTCACGTTCCTGCCTTCAAGGTAGGCCTCGACAGTCTCACGCCCATAACCGGTGACGACGATGACCCGTGCGGGCCCGAGGCTGTGCGCGGCCTCGACTACATATCCGAGAAGGGGCTTGCCCATAATCTCGTGCATGACCTTGGGTTTTCGCGAGACCATCCGCTCACCCTTGCCCGCGGCAAGTATGACGATATCAAGCTTCTTCATCTGCAGGCTCCTTCTTTCCAAAAAACCGGGCGATGACGACACTCAATTCATAAAGGCCCCACAGGGGCAGGGCGACCAGTATCTGGCTGATAGGATCGGGCGGGGTGATTATGGCGCTCAGAACAAATGCTCCCAGGATCGCGTATCTGCGTTTCTTTGCCAGGAAACGATAGTTGAGTATTCCTACCCTTGCGAGAAAATAGGCGACAAGAGGCAGTTCGAAGATGAACCCGAAGATGACGAGGAGTTTTAGCGTGAGACTGACATACCCTTTGAGGTCGGGCATGGGGATAACGAAGTCCGAGGCGTAGCTCACAAAAAACCTGTACAGATTGGGCATGACGACGGTGTAGCAGAAGGTCACCCCCACGGCAAAAAAGAAGGTGCCCCAGAAAAGGAGGGGATACACGTATTTCCTTTCCTTCTCATAGAGACCCGGGGAGACGAACATCCACATCTGGTGGATGATGACGGGTGATGAAATGGTGACGGCCGTGAGGATCCATATTTTGAAATACGTGAGAAAAGCCTCAGTAACGCCCGTAAAGATGAAACTGCTCCCCGGCGGCATCACCTTCTTGAAGGGCTGAAGGAGAAACACATTGACCCTCTCCCGAAAAAAATAGGTCACGATGAATGCAAAGCAGACGGCCAGAAGACATATCATTAAACGCTGACGCAGTTCTTTGAGGTGGGATACAAAGGGTTGTTTTTCGTCTGTTTGAATTTTCTTGGCCATAGGATGGCTGACATCGTCTTTCGCCGCGGAAGGCGATCAGGTCTGCAGTTACCCCCTCAACTTGCCATGGCCGCCCGCCTGGGCTGCGTTCGATGGGTCCCCTGGATCGTCCTTAAGTCCATCGTCCGCCCCGGATGCCTCCGCGGCCTTATCCTGATCGGGCGTCTCCTCGATGGGGGATTCGACGAGCTCGGGTTCACCCACACCAGCCGATCCGATAAGGTCCAGCCCGCCATTCCCTGCTGCTTCGGCCATTCCCGCCTCTTCCGTATCCCCGGGGTCCCGGGTATCGTCCGCGGCAAAATCCTCTTCGAATGTCTGCTTTACGTCATCGGTCACGCTCTTGACCTGATGAAGGGCTTTTCCAATGGACCTGGCCAGATCGGGCAGTTTTTTCGGTCCTACCACCAGTAACGCCACGATCATTATGAGGATGAGTTCAGGGAGACCAATGCCAAACATTGTGGATAAACTATCATAAAAACCACAGTCTTAAAAGAGAATTATGCCCGTGCAGCCTGAGTGATCGTGGCTTCCATGCGCCCTGACGACCTCTTCATACCATGAGGGAACAGGGCATTGACATCATTACCGGCGTGTATTAACCTCAATCCATCATCGTCGTGATTTGTTGCTGAATTCATTGAGAAAGGAGACGTGCATGACTGAAAGACTTCAGGTATTCAAGTGTGAGATCTGCGGAAACATAGTTGAAGTGCTCCATGGTGGAAAGGGTGCCCTCGTCTGTTGCAATGAACCGATGAAGATCCTTACCGAAAACACCGTTGATGCTTCTCTGGAGAAACATGTGCCGGTGATCGAAGAAAAGGCCAACGGGATTATGATAAAGGTCGGGACCGTCGCACACCCAATGGAAGAGAAGCATTATATAGAATGGATCGAGGCCATTGTCGACGGCGCTGTCTATCGCCGGTTCCTGAAGCCGGCGGAATCGCCAGAGGCATTCTTTCCTATTAAAGGCGATTCCGTCATGGCGCGGGAATTCTGTAACGTCCACGGCCTGTGGAAGAGTTGAAACGGAGGAGGTCATGAAGAGTATAAAGGGAACAGAAACAGAAAAGAACCTCCTGGCGAGTTTTGCCGGTGAGTCGCAGGCGCGAATGAGATACACCTATTTCTCGTCCCAGGCGAAGAAAGAAGGTTTCGAACAGATATCCTTCTTATTTGCCGATACGGCAGACAACGAAAAAGAACATGCGAAGCGCTTCTTCAAGTTCCTTGAGGGCGGCGAGGTCGAGATAACGGCTGCCTACCCCGCCGGCGTTATAGGGAAAACGGCCGAGAACCTCAAGGCCGCCGCCGCCGGGGAAAACCTGGAACACACCCTTCTCTATCCGGAGGCCGCAAGGGTTGCCGAAGAGGAAGGTTTTGACGAGATCGCCGGTATCTTCCGCGAGATAGCGAAGGTGGAGAAGGAGCACGAGAAGCGCTACCTCATGCTGCTCAGAAGAGTGGAGGCGGGAACGGTCTTCAAGAGACCAACCGCCGTCAAGTGGCGCTGCAGGAATTGCGGCTACGTTCACGAAGGAACCGACGCGCCCGAACTCTGCCCGGCCTGTGCTCACCCCCAGGCGTATTACGAGGTCCTGGCGGAGAATTACTGATCGCAAACCTGTGCGTACGGAAAGAAGACCCTGTCTGCCTTTTTCCGTACGCACGCCCTTTTTCCCTTAATTTTCCTTGACATGCAACATTTTCATCTGGTACCTTTCTTTGCATTGAAACAAATCCAAAGAAATCAAGGAGATTTACGGCACAAACCCCGCATTTTGTGATATTATCTTTCTGCCCGGCGCACTGGAGTTATGGCTCGAAATAAGGCTGCCGGAGGAAACGAGGGGATGTCGTCATAGTAGGTGTATGAAGATAGCCGGAATACAATTTGCCTGTACCAAAGACAAGGACAAGAACGTCAACACCGCAGTGAAGCTTCTTAATGTCGCCCTCAACGAAAAGGCCGGGATCATCTGCTTCCAGGAGCTCTTCAATCAGTCCTGGTTCCCGAAGGATCGGGACGAAGGCGCCTTCAGCCTCGCGGAAGATGCCGACGGTGATACGGTCCGGCTCTTCAAGTCACTCGTGAAGGGTACCGATACGGTCGTCATCCTTCCCATCTTCGAAAAAGCAGATGGCTGCTACTACAATTCCGTGGTGGTCATAGAAGGGGACAGGACGCTCGGAATATATCGTAAGCTCAACATCACCGATATCCCTTTGTGGGAGGAGAAATTCTATTTCCAGCAGGGAAACGCCGGGCTCCCCGTCTTCGAGACAGGCCACGGCAAATTCGGTATCCAGTCTTCGTGGGACAATTTCTTCCAGGAAGGAACGCGTATCCTGGCCCTCAAGGGTGCCGATATCGTATTTGCCCCCACGTCATGCGCATTCAAGTCGCAACACATCTGGCAGACCGTTGTCTCCTGCAACGCCATAACCAACGGCGTATATGTCATGCGCGTGAATCGGGCCGGCAGCGAAGAGGCTCAGGATTTCTACGGCATGAGCTTTTGCGTGGATCCCGAGGGAGAGTTGATCGGCGGACCCACGGGGAGGTCCGATACTGTGCTTCTCGCTGACGTCGACCTCGACCGATTGAAGCTCATACGGCGGGAATGGCCCATCCTGAAAGAAATGAAGCCCGGATTGTACGGGGACATTCTCGGAGGGAACCTGTGAGTGACGAGCCCACCCTCTGTGTGGTTTGCGCCTGGCGCGAGGAATGCAAGAAAAAATACCTTCATGGAAAAGATGTGTCCCTGCGATGCCCTGACTTCACGAAGGACCTTCAGGTAAAAAAGGACAGAGCAGATGCTCAAACCGATAGCGGCAAAGATAATAAATAATGGTATAGAGGACGCACAACGATCCGGTTCGATACCCCCCGACGCCAGGCTGAACTTCATTATTGAGACGCCGCGCGAGGAAGGGTTCGGCGACTATTCCACGAACGCGGCCTTCATTTTGGCCCCCCAACTGAGAAAAAAACCCCTCGATATTGCGAATATGCTCGTGGAAGGCATGAAGGGCAGCGATCTTTGCGAATCCATCAGCGTAGCCGGGGCGGGTTTCATCAATTTTTCCCTTAAGAACGTTCTGTGGCAGCAACTCCTCAAGGATACCGCATCGAAGGGGATCGAGAGCCTCTATCCCGATGTGGGGG includes:
- a CDS encoding rubrerythrin family protein, encoding MKSIKGTETEKNLLASFAGESQARMRYTYFSSQAKKEGFEQISFLFADTADNEKEHAKRFFKFLEGGEVEITAAYPAGVIGKTAENLKAAAAGENLEHTLLYPEAARVAEEEGFDEIAGIFREIAKVEKEHEKRYLMLLRRVEAGTVFKRPTAVKWRCRNCGYVHEGTDAPELCPACAHPQAYYEVLAENY
- the tatC gene encoding twin-arginine translocase subunit TatC, which codes for MAKKIQTDEKQPFVSHLKELRQRLMICLLAVCFAFIVTYFFRERVNVFLLQPFKKVMPPGSSFIFTGVTEAFLTYFKIWILTAVTISSPVIIHQMWMFVSPGLYEKERKYVYPLLFWGTFFFAVGVTFCYTVVMPNLYRFFVSYASDFVIPMPDLKGYVSLTLKLLVIFGFIFELPLVAYFLARVGILNYRFLAKKRRYAILGAFVLSAIITPPDPISQILVALPLWGLYELSVVIARFFGKKEPADEEA
- a CDS encoding desulfoferrodoxin, whose protein sequence is MTERLQVFKCEICGNIVEVLHGGKGALVCCNEPMKILTENTVDASLEKHVPVIEEKANGIMIKVGTVAHPMEEKHYIEWIEAIVDGAVYRRFLKPAESPEAFFPIKGDSVMAREFCNVHGLWKS
- a CDS encoding beta-phosphoglucomutase family hydrolase, which produces MSSMGSIVSISPRDFDAVLFDLDGVLTKTASVHAVAWKRLFDAFLQERAHRTGEPFTPFDIEADYRRYVDGKPRYDGVASFLESRGITLPAGNPGDEGGTQSIRALGKLKDRYFMEHLNKHGVEPYEPAIELVKALRSQEIKTAVVSSSNNCAAVLEAAGISHLFDARVDGREIERMDLRGKPAPDAFLEAAQRMRVETSRAVVVEDAIAGVAAGRAGQFYLVIGVDRVGQSQALREAGADVVVTDLSYVQVAIEPPSVWSLVYDDFDPQREGIRESLCTLGNGYFATRGAAPWAKADGVHYPGSYLAGGYNRLRSDVAGRCVENEDLVNFPNWLTIGLRFADDDWFDEGTVNILSYRQELDLRRGMLHRTISFEHGQGRRTTLTEERLVSMADMHLGAMELTLRAENWSGSVTIRSGIDGRVVNAGAKLYERFNNQHLEPVSGEVISDDGVHLLVRTCQSNIHLAQAARTRAFVQGELRSVSRRVIDERGFIGQEFSIELTQGETLSLEKIAAHYTSRDFAISECSLAARAAIGGAGRFTALMNAHVLAWKHLWDRFDVHLLPGPEPIKLNAPMLLRLNIFHLLQAVSLNSIGLDIGVPARGWTGEAYQGHIFWDELFIFPTLNYRTPEITRSLLMYRYRRLDQARTAARNAGFAGAMFPWQSGSDGREETQEVNLNPRSKRWKPDSSYLQRHVGSAVAWNVWQYFQVTHDHEFLQFYGAELIIEIARFWSSMATFNEERARYELRGVVGPDEFHEGYPDSSTPGLNNNAYTNIMAAWVLRRALDVLDLIPDIRRTELVARLGVTAQDTALWDDVSRRMFVPFHEDGIISQFEGYESLAELDWDDYRKRYGNIQRLDLILEAENDSPNRYKVSKQADVLMLFYLFSADELRELFVHLGYSFKHETIPRNIEYYDSHSSHGSTLSRVVHAWVLARSDRARAMMYFAEALQSDVSDIQQGTTAEGVHLGAMAGTVDLIQRVLTGAEITGDVLRFSPQLPEKLERLDLSMRYRGHSLDLRLTRETFTVRGREAPGVQPISLAVNDVQVEFPAGSTHVFRHDQTN
- the glmS gene encoding glutamine--fructose-6-phosphate transaminase (isomerizing), with translation MCGIVGYQGREGARDILIDALKRLEYRGYDSAGIAIWDNGAVRLARRQGKVSELSDAIRDGNFDGSMGLAHTRWATHGVPSERNAHPHKAGDVTVVHNGIIENYLELKESLKREGHTFVSDTDTEVIPHLIAGALAKGTGFEEAVRLSLKRLKGSYAVGVIREGEETLIAAKKESPLLIGIGDGEFIIASDAPAIINRTNRFIFLEDDDIAVIQKGVLKITDLDGSEVKREVRTVQWSGAMAEKGGYRHFMLKEIFEQPRAISDTLIGRIQEEEGEVFFEELNLPDIGKVKKIWMVACGTSYHACLIGKHIFEANLRIPVETDIASEFRYRDPILDENDLVILVSQSGETADTIAAMKEVGRRGLYTLAICNVLGSTLSRECRSVIYTHAGPEIGVASTKAFTTQISVFFMLMLYLGRHLGTFDNDDVRRLVGELKKLPHKIQTILDSNAAVEEHARRNMHYQHFLYLGRGINFPTVLEGALKLKEISYIHAEAYAAGEMKHGPIALIDENMPIVFVSPRDQTYKKTCSNMEEVLTRRGKVFLFTDDAAHDMADRVDEVFIIPETIYELQPILSIVPLQLMAYYMANFLGTDVDQPRNLAKSVTVE
- the tatB gene encoding Sec-independent protein translocase protein TatB, yielding MFGIGLPELILIMIVALLVVGPKKLPDLARSIGKALHQVKSVTDDVKQTFEEDFAADDTRDPGDTEEAGMAEAAGNGGLDLIGSAGVGEPELVESPIEETPDQDKAAEASGADDGLKDDPGDPSNAAQAGGHGKLRG
- a CDS encoding NTP transferase domain-containing protein, coding for MKKLDIVILAAGKGERMVSRKPKVMHEIMGKPLLGYVVEAAHSLGPARVIVVTGYGRETVEAYLEGRNVTTAFQAAQKGTAHALASAREFFQGNDILVLLGDVPLMRRATLVEFLEFCRLSRSIVFLTTDVADPSGYGRVVMEGDVITDIREDSDATAEEKRIKRINTGICYIPFGDLGLVDLIDSGNKKGELYLTDICRVAKDRGGHAKGYFCPRPQEVLGVNTLKGLLEANVVMRQRINDGHMAKGVTFLDTDIYIENDVVIGRDTVIAPHCYITGTTVIGEGVVIGPSSIVRNCRIHNGVTIEGFVVMDGVEAKEGARIGSFSRLSKNAVLEEGVTTDSLSQK